AAAGCCGTCCGGTAAACATGGCTCCGATAACTGCACCGATCAATCCTGCCGTGGTAATATTTTCCACCATGCTGTTACTTAACTGAAAATCCTGTTGAAAAAAAGGAATGGCTCCGGAAATTACGCCGGTATCAAATCCAAAAAGTAATCCGCCTGTGGCGGCTACCGCAGCAATAATTACGACCAGATTTTTGTTGTAGGTTGTTTGTTTTTCCATTTCTGTTGTTTTTAGGATGGTCTGTTCAGGACACTTAATGTAAAAATAACACTTAATAACCCTACAAATGTATAAAAACTATTGAATTGAACAAGGTTTTTGTCAAGCATTAATCATGGAGCTTTGTTTATATTATATAAACTATTGTTAATAAAAAGTTTATGTTTATTGTTTTTTTGTTCAAACCTCTTGTTTTTGTATTTCTTCTCTCGGTCTTAGTAAATGTTTTTATGACAATAAGTCTGGATGTAAAATGAAATGTTTACCTTTGTACGGTGAATTTTTCCCGGAAATAGCCTTTGTATTTTAAATATAACCGGAATAATCCGGAGAGAAAACCCGGTAAAAAGAACAAAAGCCGTTTTGACAAAATTTTGATACGAACGCAACTTGATAACAAAAATAAACGGTAATTCGACAGATATAAAACAGAAAAATGGACAAACGATTGATTCCTAATATTTCAGTGGATGCTGTGGTTTTTGGCTTTGATGATTTTCATCTGAATATTTTGTTGGTTACCCGTCCGGTATATCATGAGGGGAAAAACTATATCGATTGGAAATTTCCGGGAGATCTGATTCGGAAAGATGAAGACCTGGATGTTTCTGCCGAGCGGATTTTGTATGAACAAACCGGATTACAGAAGATTTACCTGAAACAGTTAAAGGCATTTGGCGATACCAACCGGTTAAAACGACAACCCCGCGATATGACCTGGCTGTATGCCATTGATCATCCGGAAGAACGGGTAATTACGATTCCCTATTTCGGACTGGTAAATCTTTCTGAAGATGTGGATTATAAAACTTCTTTAAATGGAAATGCCCGTTGGTTTCCGGTGGATGAAGTAAAAGATTTGCCATTGGCTTTTGACCATCGTGATATTTTTACTTTTGCTCTGGAAACGCTTCGGAATGAGTTGCGTAATCAGCCGCTTGCCTTTGAATTATTACCGCCCAAGTTTACCTTGAGCCAGTTGCAACGAATTTATGAAGTTGTTTTCGAAAAAAAGCTGGACAAACGTAATTTCCGGAAAAAAATAGCCGGCTTGCGCTATATTGTTCCTTTACACGAAAAAGAAACAGAGGTATCGCACAGGCCGGCTCAGTTGTATATGTTCAGCAAAGATATTTACCAAAAACTACATACCCGCCAGTTTGATTTTACAATTTAACTGCACGGGCTGTAGTGTGTGGCTGTTATTTCTTTTCTTGCCCCGGTACTTTAAATTTATCGCCGGTTTGTTCAATAATTAGTTTATACCAATCTTCACCATATCCCGGTTGCTCCAGTTTAGGATTCACGTATTTGTATCCTTTGGGTACCGGACGTTTAAATTTAATGTTCCCGTCCATGTATTTCATAAACAGGTGGTGATAAAGATTCTTCCAGGTTTTGAACGTTTTGGATGCCATGGCATTGCTGTATTCGGTCAAAAATGCGACAGCTTCTTTCGGATTGGTTTTATAAAGTGTTTCAGCTGTTTCGTCTACGGCAGGTGTAAAAGCGAAAAACTCATTTTCAAGTTTCGATTGTGCTTTCACAATGTCGGGATGAATCCGGTCCCATGCCGTGTAGGCAAAATTTTCGACCTGATTGAAAATCCAGAACCCTGAGGAATCAGACCATTCCATCATGCTGCCATTGCCGACTCTGAAATTTTCCGGAATGGTAGTAATGGACGAATAGATGGGCATGTAAACTGTTCCGGAAGCATCGTCAACGCCCCACCAGATAATTCCGCCCACTGCGTCGGGCAGCCAGCTGCGCGATTGGGCTACAAAAGTAAACCCGGTTTGTTGGGTAGCCGTGGCCCGTTCGTTAAAGTATTCTACACCATTTACTTTCCAGGTAAGCGGACGCCAGCGGTAAGGACAATGAAATGGTCCGGCACCTACGTCTTTGCTCATGTCGAGTTCGGTACCTTCCAGATGGTTTCGCATAAAATGCATCATATCTTTCAACGTGATTTTTTTATCGGGTTTTACCCACAGCGGCATCCGGTTCGTGGCGTAACCGTTCAGGTTTTTGTCCCCGTCGGCCAGCCGTTTTCCGTGCTCAATATGTCCTTTGGCGTAATCCCAGTATTTATCCATTCCTTTTTTTACATCGTTAAACATCGTCCATACACGGATTTCACAAAAACGGGCCCCTTCAAAGTCAACGGGAGCATAAGTATCGGAAAAGGAAAAATCTTTATCCGGTCCTTTGTAAAAGCCTTTTTTGCGGGCAAAAGAAATGACGTCAGCAGCATAAACGGTGTTGACCTCTTTATTAAAAATTTTATCCATTTGGTCAGAAGTGATGGAGGTTTTTCCGTTGGCCAGCGGGAAAGTGGTAATACGTGCCTGGTTGGCATGTCCGGATACATAACCGTCAGGTATGCGGCGGGCTACCCAAACAGCGCCTTTTTCGCCTTTACCTTTCCCAATCATTTCCAGAATCCAGGCTTCGTTTTTATCAGCAATAGAAAACGATTCCCCTTCGCTGTAATAGCCATATTTTGCTACCAGCTGTGTCATCACCTTAATGGCTTCGCGGGCACTTCTTGAACGCTGTAAAGCGATATAAATCAGGCTGCCGTAGTCGATTACGGCTTTGGGTTGGTGTTGTAATGATGCTCTGCCGCCGAAAGTGGTTTCG
The sequence above is drawn from the Candidatus Sulfidibacterium hydrothermale genome and encodes:
- a CDS encoding NUDIX hydrolase; translated protein: MDKRLIPNISVDAVVFGFDDFHLNILLVTRPVYHEGKNYIDWKFPGDLIRKDEDLDVSAERILYEQTGLQKIYLKQLKAFGDTNRLKRQPRDMTWLYAIDHPEERVITIPYFGLVNLSEDVDYKTSLNGNARWFPVDEVKDLPLAFDHRDIFTFALETLRNELRNQPLAFELLPPKFTLSQLQRIYEVVFEKKLDKRNFRKKIAGLRYIVPLHEKETEVSHRPAQLYMFSKDIYQKLHTRQFDFTI
- a CDS encoding dipeptidase; translated protein: MQKKISTLLGFLVLFLFSFTETSYGCTNYLVTKGASADGSVMISYNADSHVLYGELYHWPAQTWPKGTMMDVYDWDTGKYLGKIEQAHQTYNVVGNMNEYQVAIGETTFGGRASLQHQPKAVIDYGSLIYIALQRSRSAREAIKVMTQLVAKYGYYSEGESFSIADKNEAWILEMIGKGKGEKGAVWVARRIPDGYVSGHANQARITTFPLANGKTSITSDQMDKIFNKEVNTVYAADVISFARKKGFYKGPDKDFSFSDTYAPVDFEGARFCEIRVWTMFNDVKKGMDKYWDYAKGHIEHGKRLADGDKNLNGYATNRMPLWVKPDKKITLKDMMHFMRNHLEGTELDMSKDVGAGPFHCPYRWRPLTWKVNGVEYFNERATATQQTGFTFVAQSRSWLPDAVGGIIWWGVDDASGTVYMPIYSSITTIPENFRVGNGSMMEWSDSSGFWIFNQVENFAYTAWDRIHPDIVKAQSKLENEFFAFTPAVDETAETLYKTNPKEAVAFLTEYSNAMASKTFKTWKNLYHHLFMKYMDGNIKFKRPVPKGYKYVNPKLEQPGYGEDWYKLIIEQTGDKFKVPGQEKK